In Gimesia benthica, a single window of DNA contains:
- a CDS encoding DUF1501 domain-containing protein translates to MQSDALLHLNLNRRGQFTRRNFLQAAALGVAGSPLLSQIQLNAAEMKKQGRACILLWLAGAPSQLETWDPKPGSPNGGETKKIQTQTPGIEIAHYWPKIASVMNDVALIRSMTGKEAAHERGTYHLHTGHRMLGIEKFPHFGSVVARELGDPNSDIPNFVSIGQTLSSGFLGVQVAPFIIDRPGQLPDNVTSDASAARQRRRLALLSQQERDFAQAGAEALVQEQSKLYQKASLMMTSPRLKAFEFDGESEDMQTAYGKNQLGQGLLVARRLVEAGVPFVEVRSNGWDMHSSIFRNMERRAADVDQGLSQLLTDLKSRGLLEKTLVLCMGEFGRTPKINARPPAPGRDHWVRNFNLLMAGAGIKGGQAIGKTDENGQEITDNPVQVEDLFQSMCKAMGINADMELHTPIGRPVRLVDGGAVIKGLFG, encoded by the coding sequence ATGCAATCTGATGCGCTCCTCCATCTGAATTTAAATCGCCGCGGGCAGTTCACCCGTCGGAATTTTCTGCAGGCCGCCGCCCTCGGTGTCGCCGGCTCACCGTTGCTCAGTCAGATTCAGCTCAATGCTGCCGAAATGAAAAAGCAGGGCCGCGCCTGCATTCTACTCTGGCTGGCAGGTGCCCCCAGTCAGCTGGAAACCTGGGACCCCAAACCAGGATCTCCCAATGGAGGCGAGACAAAGAAAATCCAGACGCAGACCCCGGGGATCGAAATCGCCCACTACTGGCCCAAGATCGCATCCGTCATGAATGACGTCGCCCTCATTCGCTCGATGACCGGTAAAGAAGCAGCCCACGAACGGGGCACTTATCATCTGCATACAGGACATCGCATGCTGGGCATTGAGAAGTTCCCGCACTTCGGCTCCGTCGTCGCCCGTGAACTGGGAGATCCGAATTCCGATATCCCCAATTTCGTCAGCATCGGACAGACGCTGAGCTCCGGCTTTCTGGGTGTGCAGGTTGCTCCATTCATCATCGACCGTCCCGGTCAGCTGCCCGATAACGTCACTAGCGATGCCTCCGCTGCCCGCCAGCGGCGACGGCTCGCTTTGCTCAGCCAGCAGGAACGTGATTTCGCCCAGGCTGGTGCCGAAGCGCTCGTGCAGGAGCAGAGTAAGCTCTATCAGAAAGCGAGCCTGATGATGACTTCCCCCCGCCTCAAGGCGTTTGAGTTCGATGGGGAATCCGAAGACATGCAGACTGCTTACGGTAAAAATCAACTGGGGCAGGGACTGCTGGTCGCCCGCAGACTGGTGGAAGCCGGCGTCCCCTTTGTGGAAGTCCGCAGTAACGGCTGGGACATGCACAGCAGCATTTTCCGCAACATGGAGCGCCGTGCGGCTGATGTCGACCAGGGGCTGTCTCAGCTCCTCACCGACCTCAAGTCGCGGGGCCTTTTGGAAAAAACACTCGTCCTCTGTATGGGAGAATTCGGTCGGACCCCGAAAATTAATGCCCGCCCCCCTGCTCCCGGACGCGATCACTGGGTTCGTAATTTCAATCTCCTGATGGCGGGTGCCGGCATTAAAGGAGGACAGGCTATCGGTAAAACCGATGAGAACGGCCAGGAGATCACCGACAATCCGGTACAGGTCGAAGACCTCTTCCAGTCCATGTGCAAAGCGATGGGCATCAACGCCGACATGGAACTGCACACCCCCATTGGACGTCCCGTCCGCCTCGTCGATGGCGGCGCTGTGATCAAAGGCTTGTTCGGCTGA
- the nusG gene encoding transcription termination/antitermination protein NusG, whose amino-acid sequence MSNDSGSEPTSENSEGSEKRQWYVLKVQSNREKSIRDALLRGIKRDGLEEYFGEIIIPTEKVVETKGGKKRVYERKLYPGYLMIQVELNDDSWYLVRSTNGVGDFTGAAGQPIPMQEHEISRMLGREETKEETPVKIKLDFQTGDVVKIKDGAFEGFEGTIDAIDEASGKVTVLIEIFSRPTPSELEYWQIEKV is encoded by the coding sequence ATGAGTAATGATTCGGGTTCTGAACCAACCTCTGAAAATTCAGAGGGATCAGAAAAGCGGCAGTGGTACGTACTGAAGGTACAAAGCAACCGCGAAAAATCGATTCGTGATGCCCTGCTGCGGGGAATTAAGCGGGACGGCCTGGAAGAGTACTTTGGGGAAATTATCATCCCCACGGAAAAAGTTGTTGAAACAAAAGGTGGTAAGAAACGCGTTTATGAACGCAAGCTCTACCCTGGTTATCTGATGATCCAGGTAGAGTTGAATGATGACAGCTGGTATCTGGTGCGGTCAACGAATGGCGTTGGTGACTTTACCGGGGCCGCTGGTCAGCCGATTCCGATGCAGGAGCATGAAATTTCCCGCATGCTGGGGCGTGAAGAGACCAAGGAAGAAACACCTGTCAAAATCAAGCTGGATTTCCAGACAGGCGATGTTGTCAAAATTAAAGATGGTGCGTTTGAAGGCTTTGAAGGCACAATTGATGCCATTGACGAAGCCAGTGGTAAAGTGACGGTCCTGATAGAGATCTTCAGCCGTCCGACACCTTCAGAGCTGGAATACTGGCAAATTGAAAAAGTGTGA
- a CDS encoding (2Fe-2S)-binding protein, giving the protein MKLDDKVCYCFHISKRKIINHLRIHRPRRASQLSECGGAGTGCGWCVPYLKRYFAEYEKAAAEDSGKITDLEEDSITAEEYAEQRDQYIQSGKGTPPAR; this is encoded by the coding sequence GTGAAACTCGACGACAAAGTCTGTTACTGTTTTCATATCAGTAAACGCAAAATCATCAACCATCTTCGCATTCATCGCCCCCGTCGGGCCAGTCAATTGAGTGAATGCGGCGGGGCAGGCACGGGTTGTGGCTGGTGTGTCCCTTACCTGAAACGCTATTTCGCCGAATACGAAAAAGCGGCCGCCGAAGATTCCGGGAAGATCACAGATCTGGAAGAAGACAGCATCACCGCTGAAGAGTACGCCGAGCAGCGGGATCAGTACATCCAGAGTGGCAAAGGGACGCCCCCTGCCAGATGA
- the tuf gene encoding elongation factor Tu, translating to MAKEVFERTKPHVNVGTIGHIDHGKTTLTASLLAVQAHKGLAELKSYADVAKGGTVRDETKTVTIAVSHVEYESETRHYAHIDCPGHADYIKNMITGAAQMDGAILVVSAADGPMPQTREHILLARQVDVPALVVFLNKCDLVDDEELLELVEMEIRELLTKYGFPGDDITIVRGNAKGALDNPGDEKYNACIGELMDALDSDIPAPEREADKPFLMAIEDVFSIAGRGTVVTGRIEAGKINVGDKVEIVGLRDTQETTCTGVEMFQKTLDQGLAGDNVGILLRGTKKEDVERGQVLAAPGSIPPHTKFEGQVYVLSKEEGGRHTPFFNGYRPQFYFRTTDVTGSTTLLGGAEMCMPGDNVEVEVELGKPIAMSEGSRFAIREGGRTVGSGVVTKIVE from the coding sequence ATGGCTAAGGAAGTCTTTGAGCGAACAAAGCCGCACGTAAACGTTGGTACGATTGGACACATCGACCATGGTAAGACCACTCTGACTGCGTCACTGCTCGCAGTCCAGGCTCATAAGGGTCTTGCTGAACTCAAGAGTTATGCTGATGTTGCGAAGGGCGGAACCGTTCGTGACGAAACCAAGACTGTGACGATCGCTGTGAGTCACGTGGAATATGAAAGCGAAACTCGCCACTACGCTCATATTGACTGTCCCGGTCACGCGGATTACATCAAGAACATGATCACCGGTGCTGCCCAGATGGATGGTGCGATCCTGGTTGTGTCTGCTGCTGATGGTCCCATGCCCCAGACTCGTGAGCACATCCTGCTGGCCCGTCAGGTTGACGTGCCTGCTCTGGTTGTCTTCCTCAACAAGTGTGACCTGGTTGATGACGAAGAACTGCTCGAGCTGGTTGAAATGGAAATCCGTGAGCTGCTGACCAAGTACGGTTTCCCAGGCGATGACATTACCATCGTTCGTGGTAACGCCAAAGGTGCTCTGGATAACCCTGGCGACGAAAAATACAACGCCTGCATTGGCGAGCTGATGGATGCTCTCGACTCTGACATTCCTGCTCCAGAGCGTGAAGCAGACAAGCCATTCCTGATGGCGATCGAAGACGTGTTCTCTATCGCTGGTCGTGGTACCGTGGTTACCGGTCGTATTGAAGCTGGTAAAATCAACGTTGGTGACAAGGTTGAAATCGTCGGTCTGCGTGACACTCAGGAAACAACCTGTACCGGTGTTGAAATGTTCCAGAAGACTCTGGATCAGGGTCTGGCTGGTGACAACGTTGGTATCCTGCTGCGTGGTACCAAGAAGGAAGACGTCGAGCGTGGTCAGGTTCTGGCTGCTCCCGGTTCCATTCCTCCGCACACCAAGTTCGAAGGTCAGGTATACGTGCTGAGCAAAGAAGAAGGTGGTCGTCATACTCCGTTCTTCAACGGGTATCGTCCGCAGTTCTACTTCCGTACTACTGACGTAACCGGTTCAACCACGCTGCTGGGTGGCGCAGAAATGTGTATGCCTGGTGATAACGTTGAAGTTGAAGTTGAACTCGGTAAGCCAATCGCTATGTCCGAAGGTAGCCGTTTCGCGATTCGCGAAGGTGGTCGTACCGTCGGTTCTGGTGTGGTTACCAAGATCGTCGAGTAG
- a CDS encoding ABC transporter ATP-binding protein, with amino-acid sequence MPASEMNSVPASAAEQEVLLSLQSISKTYTTGDVKVPVLHHVDLEIYAREFLVIVGPSGSGKSTLLNIVGGIDTPTEGEVYFQEQNVSRFNEQQLTRYRRENIGFVFQFYNLVPTLTARENVIVAADISANPMSPDEALELVGLSDRAEHFPAQLSGGEQQRVAIARALVKQPELLLCDEPTGALDLTTGRKILGVLADLNRELGKTVVIITHNSAIGQMARRVVRIGSGTIAEARPNPHPISAEQVTW; translated from the coding sequence ATGCCCGCTTCTGAAATGAATTCAGTTCCCGCTTCTGCCGCAGAACAGGAAGTCCTGCTCTCGCTGCAATCGATTTCGAAGACGTACACGACGGGCGATGTGAAAGTACCGGTGCTGCACCATGTGGACCTGGAGATTTATGCGCGGGAGTTTCTGGTCATTGTCGGCCCGTCTGGTTCGGGGAAGAGCACCCTGCTGAATATCGTGGGAGGCATCGACACGCCGACTGAGGGCGAAGTCTACTTTCAGGAACAGAATGTCTCCCGCTTTAACGAGCAGCAGCTCACGCGTTATCGTCGTGAAAACATCGGCTTCGTATTTCAGTTCTACAACCTGGTGCCAACATTGACTGCGCGGGAGAATGTCATTGTCGCCGCCGACATCAGCGCTAACCCTATGTCCCCCGATGAAGCGCTGGAGCTGGTGGGACTCTCAGACCGCGCCGAGCATTTCCCAGCACAGCTTTCGGGGGGCGAACAGCAACGGGTCGCCATCGCGCGGGCCCTGGTCAAACAGCCGGAGCTGTTGCTCTGCGATGAACCGACGGGAGCCCTCGACTTAACCACCGGACGCAAAATTCTGGGGGTCCTGGCCGACCTGAATCGTGAGTTGGGCAAGACCGTTGTGATCATCACCCATAACTCGGCCATCGGACAAATGGCCCGCCGCGTGGTCCGCATCGGCTCAGGCACCATCGCAGAGGCCCGACCGAATCCGCATCCCATTTCCGCTGAGCAGGTTACCTGGTAA
- a CDS encoding zinc ribbon domain-containing protein has translation MTSIAVPCPQCKKKLKLRDKSLLGKKARCPNCKHAFVLQLPETAAVQSSGSSSAATSTEPTPPPVQQRPEEITPPPSSAEIEEVKIDLAQPKAPVVGTSAKWVPDEPIEPVAPVAPTPPPQPQNQFPQIDTSSSASSSTGTPQIDTGAGSGGFPNIAVESSENAGVARMRELRRKNAKRRNITILSVIGLLLVVGIGGYFAWPQVEQSMTAKPAAPVQPQTNNATPAAPVTPAVSQKQEVAASPTSGEPIRLLYVPAGTRVLIHMHPAALWEPGSQGEEFRACLGPLGIWAEQKIKDICMLEPAQIKELTICLILGSPGAPPEYAAVIRPVEPIKRSALIAQFDGQRLDDYSFPVYSGGKNSYMIVDENTYVIGPPGADRAAEMADAREFESSTSPGIESILKQSDRDRHLTLVFDPDEVRRQRDVLVPEKAHPFLNEFLDWVGDDVETISWSMHLNPDDFYSEFTFRNTTMIRPPQLANNLKSKLDQLPHDMLEGVRKMNPGTVGSRKVIGRYPAMLKAFSMANNEKTGERYAQLVSSLPERAAPNLALASLLAWDESTRTNFDVEVKPRPTGPKLPDKVVDRLKMKVDVDFRRTPLQEAFAYIGEETKTNIELDGEALKLVGYTKNMPQTMNLGMVSGLDAIQAIFNVKDQDQLCLVIDEGKKTATITSKPYAKNNNLTIFAFPPKP, from the coding sequence ATGACCAGCATCGCTGTTCCTTGTCCGCAATGCAAAAAAAAGCTCAAACTCCGCGATAAAAGTCTGCTCGGCAAAAAAGCCCGTTGTCCGAACTGCAAGCACGCATTTGTCCTGCAGCTGCCCGAAACGGCGGCGGTCCAGAGTTCCGGCTCTTCGTCTGCAGCTACTTCCACGGAGCCGACGCCCCCTCCCGTCCAACAACGACCTGAAGAAATAACACCTCCGCCTTCTTCTGCGGAAATTGAAGAAGTCAAAATAGATCTCGCGCAACCCAAGGCTCCCGTCGTCGGCACCTCCGCTAAATGGGTTCCCGATGAACCGATCGAGCCAGTTGCACCCGTGGCTCCCACACCACCGCCTCAACCACAGAATCAGTTTCCGCAGATTGACACCTCAAGTTCGGCCTCTTCATCCACAGGAACACCACAAATTGATACAGGTGCCGGCAGTGGTGGCTTCCCGAACATTGCCGTCGAATCATCTGAGAATGCCGGCGTTGCCCGCATGCGTGAGTTGCGCCGCAAAAACGCCAAGCGTCGTAACATCACCATCCTTTCGGTAATTGGCTTACTCCTGGTCGTGGGCATCGGCGGTTACTTCGCCTGGCCACAGGTTGAGCAATCCATGACCGCTAAACCGGCGGCCCCCGTACAACCACAGACGAACAATGCCACGCCTGCGGCTCCCGTCACTCCCGCTGTCAGCCAGAAACAGGAAGTCGCGGCCAGCCCGACATCCGGCGAGCCGATTCGACTACTCTACGTCCCCGCAGGCACCCGTGTGCTGATTCACATGCACCCCGCTGCCCTCTGGGAACCTGGTTCGCAGGGAGAAGAATTCCGTGCCTGCCTCGGGCCGCTGGGAATCTGGGCCGAACAGAAAATCAAAGACATCTGCATGCTGGAACCGGCACAGATCAAGGAACTTACCATCTGTCTGATCCTGGGCTCCCCCGGTGCCCCGCCCGAATATGCAGCAGTCATTCGCCCTGTCGAACCCATCAAACGCTCGGCACTGATCGCCCAGTTTGATGGACAGCGTCTGGATGACTACAGCTTTCCCGTTTATTCGGGAGGCAAGAATTCGTACATGATCGTCGACGAAAACACTTACGTGATTGGTCCTCCGGGTGCAGATCGCGCCGCCGAGATGGCAGATGCCCGCGAGTTTGAAAGCAGCACTTCCCCGGGCATTGAATCGATCCTGAAACAGTCTGACCGGGACCGTCATCTGACACTGGTCTTCGATCCCGATGAAGTCCGCCGTCAGCGGGATGTCCTCGTCCCCGAAAAAGCACACCCCTTCCTCAATGAGTTTCTGGACTGGGTCGGGGATGACGTGGAAACCATCTCCTGGAGCATGCATCTGAACCCCGATGACTTCTATTCGGAATTCACTTTCCGTAATACCACGATGATCCGTCCCCCACAGTTGGCGAATAATCTCAAGAGCAAACTTGATCAGCTGCCCCACGACATGCTCGAAGGGGTCCGCAAAATGAATCCGGGTACCGTCGGCAGCCGGAAAGTAATCGGTCGCTATCCTGCCATGCTCAAAGCCTTCAGTATGGCCAACAACGAAAAAACGGGCGAGCGCTACGCACAGCTTGTCAGCAGTCTGCCCGAACGGGCCGCCCCCAACCTGGCACTCGCCAGCCTGCTCGCCTGGGATGAATCGACGCGAACCAACTTCGACGTCGAAGTCAAACCACGGCCTACCGGTCCCAAACTGCCGGATAAGGTGGTCGACCGTCTGAAGATGAAGGTTGATGTCGACTTCCGTCGTACTCCACTGCAGGAAGCCTTTGCATATATCGGCGAAGAAACCAAAACCAATATCGAACTCGATGGGGAAGCCCTCAAGCTGGTCGGTTATACAAAAAACATGCCCCAGACCATGAACCTCGGAATGGTTTCCGGACTGGATGCCATTCAGGCGATTTTCAATGTGAAAGATCAGGATCAGTTATGCCTGGTGATTGATGAAGGTAAAAAAACTGCCACGATCACCAGTAAACCCTATGCGAAGAACAACAACCTGACGATCTTCGCGTTTCCACCGAAGCCATAA
- a CDS encoding sigma-70 family RNA polymerase sigma factor translates to MISSKYNNPAMKQLADQQVKYAPHEVKLAQMDRAEALLTEIDLEQEYQYPEICKQITTYRSEIYPDLMINGSDVMHDVRCFIEDLSESAEIDVEDVEEDVFTVQDLSKKFNISTKTVDRWRDKGLVSRRFRFNGRMRVGFLKSSVDRYLQNNKGHVARSMNFSQLSDEDREEILRRARRLARYGGCPAEISRRIARHMNRSPETIRYTLKNFDRENPELAIFPNAPEKITDQQKRDIYNSFRRGIPVDKLARRYCRTKASIYRIISEARAARLHAQTIDYMHSDEFDQSGAEKVILGPAPEVDKSNEKVRTPPGLPPYLASLYSIPLLTREEEAYYFRKLNFLKYKAAQIQEKLDPNRPKARDMDQIEKLLDESTDVKNFLIRSNLRLVVSIAKRHIRPGGNFFEMVSDGNMSLIRAIEKFDYTKGNKFSTYASWAIMKNYARSIPAEYKVLDRFRTGNDELFFQSTDERESQYREELINQKQHAVIMSILDQLDGREKDILIYRYGLNARNEPQTLEQVGDRFGVTKERIRQLESRALKKLRRITQVERVEIPGI, encoded by the coding sequence ATGATCAGTTCAAAATATAACAATCCGGCCATGAAGCAGCTGGCAGATCAACAGGTGAAGTATGCACCTCACGAAGTCAAGCTGGCGCAGATGGACCGTGCAGAAGCTCTGCTCACAGAGATTGATCTGGAGCAGGAGTATCAGTACCCGGAAATCTGCAAACAGATCACCACATATCGCTCCGAGATCTACCCGGACCTGATGATCAACGGCAGCGACGTCATGCATGATGTGCGGTGCTTCATAGAGGACCTGTCCGAGAGCGCTGAGATTGACGTCGAAGACGTGGAAGAAGACGTTTTCACCGTTCAGGATCTGAGTAAGAAGTTCAACATTTCTACCAAGACTGTCGACCGTTGGCGCGATAAAGGGCTGGTCAGCCGCCGCTTCCGGTTTAATGGTCGGATGCGTGTCGGATTTCTGAAATCGTCCGTGGATCGTTATCTGCAAAACAATAAAGGCCACGTCGCCCGCAGCATGAATTTCAGTCAGTTGAGTGACGAAGATCGCGAAGAAATTTTACGCCGCGCCAGACGACTCGCCCGGTATGGGGGCTGCCCCGCCGAGATCAGTCGTCGTATCGCACGGCACATGAATCGTTCACCAGAAACGATTCGCTATACCCTGAAAAATTTTGATCGGGAGAATCCAGAATTGGCGATATTTCCGAACGCACCCGAAAAGATCACGGATCAGCAGAAACGTGATATCTACAACAGCTTCCGACGGGGCATTCCCGTAGATAAGCTGGCGCGGCGTTACTGCCGGACCAAGGCCAGCATCTATCGGATTATCTCCGAAGCTCGGGCAGCACGCCTGCATGCCCAGACCATTGATTATATGCACAGCGACGAATTCGATCAGTCCGGTGCGGAAAAGGTCATTCTGGGACCGGCTCCGGAAGTTGATAAGTCGAATGAGAAAGTACGTACGCCTCCCGGGCTGCCTCCGTATCTGGCCAGCCTGTATTCCATTCCGCTGCTCACGCGGGAAGAAGAGGCTTATTACTTCAGAAAATTGAACTTCCTGAAATACAAGGCGGCACAGATTCAGGAAAAACTGGATCCGAATCGTCCCAAAGCCAGGGACATGGATCAGATTGAGAAGCTGCTCGATGAGAGCACTGACGTGAAGAACTTCCTTATCCGCAGTAACCTGCGACTGGTGGTTTCGATTGCCAAGCGGCACATTCGTCCGGGCGGCAACTTCTTCGAAATGGTCAGTGACGGCAACATGTCTCTGATTCGTGCCATCGAGAAATTTGATTATACCAAAGGTAATAAATTCTCGACCTACGCCAGCTGGGCAATTATGAAAAACTACGCCCGGTCAATCCCGGCGGAATACAAGGTCCTCGACCGGTTCCGTACGGGGAACGACGAACTGTTCTTTCAGTCGACTGATGAACGGGAAAGTCAGTACCGGGAAGAGTTGATCAATCAGAAGCAACATGCGGTCATCATGAGTATTCTGGACCAGCTGGATGGTCGGGAAAAAGACATTCTGATCTATCGTTATGGTTTGAATGCCCGCAATGAACCTCAGACACTTGAACAGGTAGGCGATCGCTTCGGAGTCACGAAAGAACGGATTCGTCAATTGGAATCCCGTGCTCTGAAAAAACTGCGACGGATTACCCAGGTGGAACGGGTGGAAATCCCGGGAATATAA
- the rplK gene encoding 50S ribosomal protein L11, which produces MAKQLVTEVKVQIPGGQATPAPPVGTALGPHGVNIGQFVQQFNERTKDMAGTTIPVVISIFNDRSFDFVLKSPPAAVLLKQAAQVAKGAGNPKKNKVGKVTVDQLKEIAKTKFEDLNAPNIDQAAKIIAGTARSMGIEVEK; this is translated from the coding sequence ATGGCTAAGCAGCTTGTTACAGAAGTAAAAGTTCAGATTCCCGGTGGTCAGGCTACCCCGGCTCCTCCAGTTGGTACAGCCCTCGGTCCACATGGTGTCAACATTGGCCAGTTTGTGCAGCAGTTCAACGAGCGTACCAAGGATATGGCAGGAACGACTATTCCTGTTGTGATCAGTATCTTTAACGATCGTTCTTTCGACTTTGTCCTGAAGAGCCCGCCGGCTGCAGTTCTGCTCAAGCAGGCTGCTCAGGTGGCTAAAGGGGCAGGGAATCCTAAGAAGAACAAGGTCGGCAAAGTGACCGTTGATCAGCTGAAGGAAATCGCCAAGACCAAGTTCGAAGACCTGAATGCACCGAACATCGATCAGGCTGCCAAGATTATTGCCGGAACTGCCCGCAGCATGGGCATTGAAGTCGAAAAATAA
- a CDS encoding DUF1549 domain-containing protein, with translation MLQRGPSSLHKRPRQWITLVLLICLTLLTTSSAAPRKNTKKKLPPLNLPPLKTQEQKMQLLGYIRQNMPTLRQGSRVSFSSQDLDKALALELGDTISQAAPLIDDETFIRRASLDLTGTLPSAEKIKTFVADQNSNKRSDYIDELLETEAYARKWARYWTSVIFYESEANKRRVNPEALEDWLAEQFRKGAPWDYITVMLISATPERNKKKKNDYGQDYGPNNFVLACENKSTELASETARIFMGISIQCAECHDHPFDNWKRIQFHELAAFFHPYTYKMPSQEDPTVSTVVKPRFLLGEKPYENMKSDARRVSIAAYLAYNPQNYWFARAYVNRIWSELIGDGFYDVDSLGPDGDVVHKPIVNRIAANFRYKDFDPKWVFRLIMNSQVYQREMRTMDSPSELFTAIRPSRLRPDVVANSVSHVIGENPQLRKEIDTVFDVNPSLPQSTLEGSIQQALLLMNQRELQQALSQSELKQKLLGITSNEELVQSLYLNVLARNPTPDELQRNVSYLQSSEKRDEAVEDLLWVLVNCTEFRTKR, from the coding sequence ATGTTACAGCGTGGTCCCAGTTCTCTCCACAAGCGTCCTCGTCAATGGATCACTCTGGTCCTATTGATTTGTTTGACGCTTTTGACAACTTCTTCAGCAGCACCACGCAAGAACACCAAGAAGAAGCTCCCCCCGCTGAATCTGCCTCCCCTGAAAACCCAGGAACAGAAGATGCAGCTGCTCGGCTACATTCGGCAGAACATGCCCACACTTCGGCAGGGGAGTCGCGTGAGCTTCAGCTCCCAGGACCTCGACAAAGCACTCGCATTGGAGTTGGGAGACACTATTTCCCAGGCGGCACCGCTGATCGACGATGAAACCTTTATCCGTCGTGCCTCACTGGACCTGACTGGCACCTTGCCCTCCGCCGAAAAAATCAAAACGTTCGTTGCTGATCAGAATTCAAATAAACGGTCTGACTACATTGATGAATTGCTTGAAACAGAAGCATACGCGCGAAAATGGGCCCGCTACTGGACCTCGGTCATTTTCTACGAAAGTGAAGCCAACAAGCGGCGGGTTAATCCCGAGGCGCTCGAAGACTGGCTCGCAGAACAATTCCGTAAAGGCGCCCCCTGGGATTACATCACGGTCATGCTGATTTCAGCGACTCCCGAACGAAACAAGAAGAAAAAGAACGATTACGGTCAGGATTACGGGCCCAACAACTTCGTCCTCGCCTGCGAAAACAAATCGACCGAGCTGGCTTCCGAAACGGCCCGCATCTTCATGGGCATCAGCATTCAGTGCGCTGAATGTCACGATCATCCCTTCGACAACTGGAAACGAATTCAGTTCCACGAACTCGCCGCTTTCTTTCACCCCTACACCTACAAGATGCCCTCCCAGGAGGACCCCACCGTCAGCACCGTCGTTAAACCTCGTTTTCTGCTCGGTGAAAAACCTTATGAGAACATGAAGTCCGATGCCCGTCGCGTCTCGATTGCCGCTTACCTCGCTTACAATCCCCAGAACTACTGGTTCGCCCGCGCTTACGTGAACCGTATCTGGAGTGAGCTGATTGGCGATGGCTTTTACGACGTAGACAGCCTGGGACCGGACGGCGATGTCGTTCACAAGCCGATCGTCAATCGTATCGCGGCGAACTTCCGCTACAAGGACTTTGATCCGAAGTGGGTCTTTCGGCTGATCATGAATTCCCAGGTCTATCAGCGGGAAATGCGGACCATGGACTCCCCCTCCGAACTCTTTACGGCCATCCGTCCCTCCCGGCTGCGACCGGATGTGGTCGCCAATTCGGTCTCGCATGTGATCGGCGAAAATCCCCAGTTACGGAAAGAGATCGACACCGTCTTCGACGTGAATCCCTCTCTGCCCCAAAGCACCCTGGAAGGCTCGATTCAGCAGGCTCTACTGCTCATGAATCAGCGCGAACTCCAGCAGGCTTTATCACAGAGTGAACTCAAACAGAAGTTACTGGGTATCACATCGAACGAGGAACTGGTGCAGTCACTTTATCTGAATGTGCTGGCCCGTAATCCTACGCCGGATGAACTTCAGCGCAACGTCAGCTACCTGCAAAGCTCCGAAAAACGGGACGAAGCGGTAGAAGACCTGCTCTGGGTTCTCGTTAACTGCACCGAATTTCGTACCAAACGCTGA
- the rpmG gene encoding 50S ribosomal protein L33 gives MAREYVWLECTETGMRNYRVSKETRGTERLSLMKYCPKLRRHTLHKESRKK, from the coding sequence ATGGCACGTGAATATGTTTGGTTAGAGTGTACTGAGACTGGTATGAGAAACTATCGGGTCAGTAAGGAGACTCGCGGCACTGAGCGGCTTTCATTGATGAAATACTGCCCCAAGCTGCGGCGTCACACATTGCACAAAGAGTCGCGCAAGAAATAA
- the secE gene encoding preprotein translocase subunit SecE encodes MRQLTAIGLVAVAIFGAYSLYNVLPLGMSAGLQKGIAVGVVVVSAWLAYRLVNFPRFADFLISVEAEVSKVTWATKEQLWRSTTVVIVVMFLLAFLLLAFDLFWQALFQLIGFLRI; translated from the coding sequence GTGCGTCAGTTAACTGCGATCGGCCTGGTGGCCGTGGCGATTTTTGGCGCCTATTCGCTGTATAACGTGTTGCCCCTGGGGATGTCTGCAGGGCTGCAGAAAGGGATTGCGGTCGGAGTGGTCGTAGTTTCCGCATGGTTGGCATATCGTCTGGTGAATTTTCCCCGGTTTGCTGACTTCCTGATTTCGGTGGAAGCCGAGGTAAGCAAAGTGACTTGGGCAACCAAGGAGCAGCTGTGGCGTTCAACGACAGTCGTGATTGTGGTCATGTTTCTGCTGGCGTTTCTGCTACTGGCATTCGATCTGTTCTGGCAGGCCCTCTTCCAGTTGATCGGCTTTCTCAGGATTTGA